From Candidatus Woesearchaeota archaeon, one genomic window encodes:
- a CDS encoding AAA family ATPase produces the protein MKVIIVTGTPGTGKTTLAKKLSKRSGYNYIDVSKIIKGNKLEEGYDKKRKCRIVDIKKLNMVLIRLIQNSKKPPIIDSHLSHYLPKKYVDLCIITKCDLKTLEKRLKKKGYSKDKIRENLDCEIFDVCYNEAKERGHKVMIADEKISFENIIKEII, from the coding sequence ATGAAAGTCATAATAGTTACAGGAACACCTGGAACCGGGAAGACAACGCTTGCTAAAAAACTGTCTAAAAGATCAGGCTATAATTACATTGATGTAAGCAAAATAATAAAAGGCAACAAGCTGGAAGAAGGCTATGATAAAAAAAGAAAATGCAGGATTGTTGATATTAAAAAATTAAACATGGTTTTAATTAGATTAATACAAAACTCTAAAAAACCCCCGATCATAGACTCTCATCTTTCACACTATCTGCCTAAGAAATATGTTGATCTCTGCATTATCACAAAATGCGATCTTAAAACATTGGAAAAAAGGCTGAAAAAGAAAGGCTACAGCAAGGATAAAATAAGGGAAAACCTTGACTGTGAGATATTTGATGTTTGCTATAATGAAGCAAAAGAGAGGGGGCATAAGGTTATGATTGCAGATGAAAAAATAAGTTTTGAAAACATAATTAAAGAAATTATTTAG
- a CDS encoding S-layer protein — MFVVEKAKGEMSSLPARELSFSQIKSLSSQLAQKIALEIAKKPSYAMEIAKKLKVNEQKVYYHVRKLEKARIIEVSRTETIQGAAANVYSITEPAFVIKLREFQTTQKIAFEKQPTEFLEPFIEEGQLNAVIIVGSPDPHGPEKARSRDGYYGIDLALFLGSFLNYLPELNVKLDTEARAEDLQKNLIIIGGPVVNTITGQLNEKLPIKFDKNNNWCIVSSISGKSYHSDETGIIEKIKNPFNNKKSILLVAGKRYMGTKAVMLAFIKHFKEICEGNKFNKEINAKVVEGIDLDSDGIVDEVDVLE; from the coding sequence ATGTTTGTTGTTGAAAAAGCAAAAGGAGAAATGTCGTCATTGCCTGCAAGGGAGCTTAGCTTCAGCCAGATAAAGTCATTAAGCTCGCAATTAGCACAGAAAATAGCGCTTGAAATAGCCAAAAAGCCGTCTTATGCAATGGAAATAGCCAAAAAATTAAAGGTCAATGAGCAGAAAGTGTATTATCATGTCAGGAAGCTGGAAAAGGCAAGGATCATTGAAGTTTCAAGGACAGAGACAATACAGGGAGCAGCTGCGAATGTTTACAGCATTACAGAGCCTGCTTTTGTCATTAAGCTCAGGGAATTCCAGACAACGCAGAAAATTGCTTTTGAAAAGCAGCCAACTGAGTTTTTAGAGCCTTTTATTGAGGAAGGGCAGCTGAACGCTGTTATTATTGTTGGCTCTCCTGATCCGCACGGCCCTGAAAAAGCAAGGTCAAGAGACGGCTATTACGGCATTGATCTGGCATTGTTTCTCGGCTCGTTTCTTAACTATCTGCCAGAGCTTAATGTGAAGCTTGATACTGAAGCAAGGGCAGAAGACCTGCAAAAAAACCTAATCATTATAGGCGGGCCTGTGGTCAATACCATAACCGGCCAGCTGAATGAAAAGCTGCCAATAAAGTTTGACAAAAACAATAACTGGTGCATTGTTTCCTCGATTTCAGGCAAAAGCTATCATTCAGATGAAACAGGAATCATTGAAAAGATCAAGAATCCCTTTAACAATAAAAAAAGCATTTTATTGGTGGCGGGAAAAAGGTACATGGGAACAAAGGCAGTAATGCTTGCTTTTATAAAGCACTTCAAGGAGATATGCGAAGGCAACAAGTTCAATAAAGAGATCAACGCAAAGGTTGTAGAAGGGATTGATCTGGATTCTGACGGGATTGTGGATGAAGTGGATGTGTTAGAGTGA
- a CDS encoding sugar phosphate nucleotidyltransferase yields MQAIILAAGNSTRTLPLTVTRPKSLLKIANKSILAHNLEQLEDLVDEVILVVGFKAEMIKATFGNKYKQITIKYVEQKEQLGTGHALLQAEEYAKERFIVLGGDDLFFREDLLKLKNEKYVLLAQEVEKPENFGIVEEEKGYLKKIVEKSSKPISNLANIGCYLLDRNIFSLIKQVKKSERNEYELTDAINELAKKEKLKVIRSQYWIPIGYPWDLLNANQILLSKIKSSEIKGNIEEGVTIRGEIIVGKGTIIKGGSYIEGPVIIGESCIIGPNAYIRPDTAIGNNCKIRGELFDTIVMDNSVAKHNCYLGHSVIGEDVNISAGTITSDYRHDGKSNITIVKGKKVDSGRIKLGAFIGDHVRTGINTSVYPGRKIWPNKTTLPGEIVKEDVK; encoded by the coding sequence ATGCAGGCAATAATACTCGCAGCAGGAAACTCAACAAGAACATTACCTTTAACAGTTACAAGGCCGAAAAGCCTGCTCAAAATAGCAAATAAGAGTATTCTAGCCCATAATCTGGAGCAGTTAGAAGATCTGGTAGATGAAGTTATCCTGGTTGTCGGATTCAAGGCAGAAATGATAAAGGCTACATTCGGCAATAAGTACAAGCAAATAACAATAAAATATGTTGAGCAGAAAGAGCAGCTTGGAACAGGCCATGCATTATTGCAGGCAGAAGAATATGCAAAAGAAAGGTTCATTGTTCTTGGAGGAGATGATCTGTTTTTCAGGGAAGATTTATTGAAACTGAAAAACGAAAAATATGTGTTATTAGCGCAGGAAGTTGAAAAGCCTGAGAATTTCGGGATAGTGGAAGAAGAAAAGGGTTATTTAAAAAAGATTGTTGAAAAATCATCCAAGCCAATTTCTAATCTTGCCAATATCGGATGCTATTTGCTTGATAGGAATATTTTTTCTTTAATAAAACAAGTCAAAAAATCAGAAAGAAATGAATATGAGCTTACTGATGCAATCAATGAACTGGCAAAAAAAGAAAAGCTCAAAGTCATAAGATCACAATACTGGATCCCAATAGGCTATCCATGGGATTTATTAAATGCAAATCAGATTTTATTATCAAAAATAAAAAGCTCTGAAATTAAAGGCAATATTGAAGAAGGTGTTACAATAAGAGGAGAAATTATTGTCGGAAAAGGAACCATTATCAAAGGCGGCAGCTACATAGAAGGCCCAGTTATTATAGGTGAAAGCTGCATTATTGGGCCAAATGCATATATCAGGCCAGATACAGCAATAGGAAATAACTGCAAAATAAGAGGTGAGCTTTTTGACACAATTGTAATGGATAACTCGGTCGCAAAGCACAATTGCTATCTGGGGCACTCAGTAATTGGCGAAGATGTAAATATCAGCGCAGGGACAATAACATCGGATTACAGGCACGACGGAAAATCAAATATAACTATTGTAAAAGGCAAAAAGGTGGATTCTGGCAGGATAAAACTTGGCGCGTTTATTGGCGACCATGTAAGAACCGGGATAAACACATCAGTCTATCCTGGCAGGAAGATCTGGCCCAATAAAACAACATTGCCAGGAGAAATTGTAAAAGAGGATGTTAAATGA
- a CDS encoding YvcK family protein, producing MKKTKIVAIGGGTGLPMVLEGLKNYDCELTAIVTVTDSGRSSGALRKDYNVLPPGDIRNCLIALSESEKLLQDLFQYRFENGCLEGHSFGNLFIAALSKLTGSFEEAIKEASKILKIKGKVLPSTLEDVHICAELEDGSVLEQEDNITRRSQKTNNDPKIKRVFLKPDRINANPEAVKAIEEADVIVIGPGSVYVSIATNLLIEGIREAIKISKAKKIYICNIMTQPFQSDDFKASDHIKTIINYIGNGVLNYAILNNGVPSKELLDLYAKEHAFMVENDLDEIKKLKVMPVLANLIEKTDEKRILWEKRDLLRHDSEKLAKIIMELSQIPYENKK from the coding sequence ATGAAAAAAACAAAAATAGTTGCAATAGGCGGCGGAACTGGGCTGCCAATGGTATTGGAAGGGTTAAAAAATTATGATTGTGAACTGACAGCAATTGTGACTGTAACAGATTCAGGCAGGAGCTCAGGAGCTTTAAGGAAAGATTACAATGTGCTGCCTCCCGGTGATATAAGAAACTGCCTGATTGCATTGTCAGAGTCAGAGAAATTGCTGCAGGATCTGTTTCAGTACCGTTTTGAGAATGGATGCTTGGAAGGCCACAGCTTTGGAAACTTGTTTATAGCTGCATTGAGCAAATTAACCGGCAGCTTTGAAGAGGCAATAAAAGAAGCAAGCAAAATATTAAAAATAAAGGGAAAGGTGCTGCCATCAACTCTCGAGGATGTTCATATCTGTGCTGAGCTGGAAGATGGAAGTGTTTTGGAGCAGGAAGATAACATAACAAGAAGATCGCAAAAGACAAATAATGATCCGAAAATAAAAAGGGTTTTTTTAAAGCCTGACAGAATAAATGCAAATCCTGAAGCTGTAAAGGCTATTGAAGAGGCAGATGTGATTGTTATAGGGCCAGGAAGCGTTTATGTGAGCATTGCTACAAATCTTCTGATAGAGGGAATAAGAGAGGCGATTAAAATTTCAAAAGCCAAAAAAATATACATCTGCAACATAATGACCCAGCCATTCCAGTCTGATGATTTCAAGGCATCTGATCACATAAAAACCATTATAAATTATATTGGCAATGGTGTTTTGAATTATGCTATATTAAATAATGGTGTTCCTTCTAAAGAGCTTCTTGATCTGTATGCCAAAGAGCATGCTTTCATGGTTGAGAATGACCTTGATGAAATCAAAAAATTAAAAGTAATGCCTGTTCTTGCAAACCTGATCGAGAAAACAGATGAAAAAAGAATACTTTGGGAGAAAAGGGATCTGCTGAGGCATGACAGCGAAAAGCTGGCAAAGATAATAATGGAATTGAGCCAAATACCTTATGAAAACAAGAAATAA
- a CDS encoding NFACT family protein, whose product MKTELSALELHYLVEEFDVLVNGRIDQIYHPDGNEVILQFHVPSLGRKILRILLPRFIYLTDEKKENPEKISGFCQFLRKRLENAKLKMIKQKNSERILEFLFEAKEGKIILIVELFSKGNIIICDENYNILSVLENREFKDRILKHGVKYEFPKNIKDFFDLSFESFKEIVKKSEKDIVKTLAADVGLGGLFSEEILLLSDIDKNKKELDENELKALFSNFKKLFSRKSEPRIIYKDNMPVDIVPFDLEKYRDFEQKPVKAFNEAIDSVITKGLIIDSIKPSKKDKDMEKLNTLLQKQEAQIKEMEKEAEENQKKGEFIYENYQKVKEILEAMIKAREKYSWKEIMEKAKGNKIIKEINEAKGEVVVEI is encoded by the coding sequence ATGAAAACAGAATTATCTGCTTTGGAGCTGCATTATCTGGTTGAAGAGTTCGATGTTTTGGTAAATGGCAGAATAGACCAGATCTACCATCCTGACGGCAATGAAGTCATATTGCAGTTCCATGTTCCTTCGCTTGGAAGGAAGATATTAAGGATTTTGCTGCCGCGTTTCATTTATCTGACTGATGAGAAAAAAGAAAACCCTGAGAAGATAAGCGGATTCTGCCAGTTCTTAAGAAAAAGGCTTGAAAACGCCAAGTTAAAGATGATAAAACAGAAGAATTCCGAAAGAATCCTGGAGTTTTTGTTTGAAGCGAAAGAAGGAAAAATAATACTGATTGTTGAATTGTTCAGCAAAGGCAACATAATAATCTGCGATGAAAATTACAATATTCTCTCTGTTCTTGAAAACCGGGAGTTTAAAGACAGGATTTTAAAGCACGGTGTGAAATACGAATTTCCAAAGAATATAAAGGATTTTTTTGATTTGAGCTTTGAAAGCTTTAAGGAGATTGTCAAAAAATCAGAGAAAGATATTGTTAAAACGCTTGCAGCAGATGTTGGCTTGGGCGGCTTGTTTTCTGAGGAGATCCTTTTATTGTCAGACATTGATAAAAACAAGAAAGAACTGGATGAAAATGAGCTGAAAGCGCTGTTTTCAAATTTTAAGAAGCTATTTTCCAGAAAATCAGAGCCAAGAATAATCTATAAAGATAATATGCCTGTTGACATTGTTCCTTTTGATCTTGAAAAATACAGGGATTTTGAGCAGAAGCCAGTTAAAGCCTTTAATGAGGCGATTGACTCTGTCATAACTAAAGGCCTTATTATAGACTCCATAAAGCCTTCAAAGAAAGACAAGGATATGGAAAAGCTCAATACACTTTTACAGAAGCAGGAAGCGCAGATCAAAGAAATGGAGAAAGAGGCTGAGGAGAACCAGAAAAAGGGCGAGTTCATTTATGAGAATTATCAAAAGGTAAAGGAGATCCTTGAAGCAATGATCAAGGCAAGGGAAAAGTATTCCTGGAAAGAGATCATGGAAAAGGCCAAAGGGAACAAGATCATAAAAGAGATCAATGAAGCAAAAGGAGAGGTTGTGGTGGAGATTTGA
- a CDS encoding winged helix-turn-helix transcriptional regulator: protein MNKIKLDLTDRKILSELDKNCRVANSILAKKVNKSREAVKYRIQQLQNKGIIEKFITSINPNKLGYYMFKVYLKLENIPEERERFFEELKHNKDIYWMGISDGAFDCVFAILSKSITEYYGKINFLLSKWEHLIVNKILGIMVDTTQYNKRFFTDDKNGQYVVFGGNVVENEIDELNYKILNILANDARIPIAELARKINSTIEIVRGRIKKLEEKGIILNYRIAVDFNKLGLEFFKAIIYFRTLSEKDERSLFEWMRTNPNSLYYIRSLAPWEVEFEFAVESYQHFNKIINDLRKRFPHVIKNHEHLIMIYETWMPAYKEMLKIE from the coding sequence ATGAATAAAATTAAACTGGACTTAACTGACCGCAAGATACTCTCGGAATTAGATAAAAACTGCAGGGTTGCTAATTCGATCTTGGCAAAAAAAGTAAATAAGTCAAGAGAAGCCGTAAAATATAGGATTCAACAGCTCCAAAATAAAGGTATTATTGAAAAATTTATTACATCAATTAACCCTAATAAATTGGGTTATTATATGTTTAAAGTATATCTTAAATTAGAAAATATCCCTGAAGAAAGAGAAAGATTCTTTGAGGAATTGAAGCATAATAAAGACATTTATTGGATGGGAATTTCAGATGGTGCTTTTGATTGTGTGTTCGCCATATTATCCAAAAGCATAACCGAGTATTATGGAAAAATTAACTTTCTATTATCGAAATGGGAACATTTAATTGTGAATAAAATACTCGGAATTATGGTTGATACTACACAATACAATAAAAGATTTTTCACTGATGATAAAAATGGACAATATGTTGTATTTGGCGGGAATGTTGTAGAAAATGAGATTGATGAATTAAATTATAAAATCCTCAACATCTTAGCAAACGATGCGAGAATTCCTATTGCAGAATTGGCAAGAAAAATCAATTCCACTATAGAGATTGTAAGAGGAAGAATTAAAAAATTAGAAGAAAAAGGAATAATTCTTAATTACAGAATAGCTGTAGACTTTAACAAACTAGGTTTGGAATTTTTCAAAGCAATTATTTATTTCAGAACTTTATCAGAAAAAGATGAAAGATCACTATTTGAATGGATGAGAACCAATCCAAATTCTTTATATTATATTAGAAGTTTGGCACCATGGGAAGTTGAATTTGAGTTTGCAGTTGAAAGTTACCAGCATTTTAATAAAATAATCAATGACTTGAGAAAAAGATTTCCTCACGTTATAAAAAATCACGAACATTTAATCATGATCTATGAAACATGGATGCCTGCTTATAAAGAAATGCTAAAAATTGAGTAA
- a CDS encoding Fic family protein — translation MRVLKRRAGKKEYYYLQHSFRIKGRVVTKEKYLGKGIPENIEELKRVFLEECYESGLFGLFEKIKKGFQKEWRRYPESIKEKVEEQIAIAFTYNTNAIEGSTITLEETSELVEHKIAPNKPMREVKETESHVKLFLGILKKRENFSIRLILKWHKELFQGTKQDIAGRFRDYLVRVAAYLAPDWQDVRHLMGDFVKFYNRNEGMNAVELAARMHYKFEKIHPFGDGNGRIGRLIMNYILWHNGCPMLIIEYKKRRSYYKALQKGEDGFFNYFARRYLKVHSKYLKE, via the coding sequence ATGAGAGTGTTAAAACGGAGAGCTGGCAAAAAAGAATACTATTATCTGCAGCATTCCTTCAGGATAAAAGGCAGGGTGGTGACAAAAGAAAAATATCTCGGCAAGGGCATACCTGAAAACATAGAAGAGCTAAAGAGGGTTTTTCTTGAGGAGTGCTATGAGAGCGGCCTGTTCGGGCTTTTTGAAAAAATAAAAAAGGGGTTTCAGAAAGAATGGCGAAGATACCCTGAGTCGATAAAAGAGAAAGTAGAGGAGCAGATTGCGATAGCTTTCACATACAACACAAATGCCATTGAAGGCTCAACAATAACGCTTGAGGAAACAAGCGAATTGGTAGAGCATAAGATAGCCCCGAATAAGCCGATGAGGGAGGTAAAAGAAACTGAATCGCATGTAAAGCTTTTTTTGGGCATACTTAAAAAAAGAGAAAATTTTTCCATTCGGCTTATTTTGAAATGGCACAAAGAGCTATTTCAAGGCACAAAACAGGACATCGCCGGAAGATTTCGCGATTATCTTGTCAGGGTGGCTGCCTACCTTGCTCCAGACTGGCAGGATGTAAGGCATTTAATGGGGGATTTTGTTAAATTCTATAATAGAAACGAAGGAATGAATGCAGTTGAGCTGGCAGCAAGAATGCACTATAAGTTTGAGAAAATACACCCATTCGGAGATGGGAACGGAAGGATTGGCAGGCTTATAATGAACTATATTTTATGGCATAACGGCTGCCCTATGCTCATAATTGAGTATAAAAAGAGAAGATCTTACTATAAGGCATTGCAAAAAGGCGAAGATGGCTTTTTCAATTATTTTGCAAGGAGATATTTGAAAGTGCACAGCAAATACTTGAAAGAATAA
- a CDS encoding sugar phosphate nucleotidyltransferase has translation MKKKISITINEKTLREIDSIIDNIYIRNRSQAMEFLVNSSLGENKVAVILAGGSEEDLKIGKEYRMTAKINSSAVIEMAIKKLKENGFKTIFFIARHNVMSRVFDLIGDGSLYGMKISYVEEKESNGTADSLRLLKGKIKNNFLVVYSDIIFDKINIEELWNDHLRHRSIATLMLTSSPMPSKKGVVRMEGDKILEFVQKPRQSDIYIGFSSIFAAEPEIMEYGGASLEKDVFPVLALKGLLQGHLSSQKETHIHTKKDIIGFLKS, from the coding sequence GTGAAAAAGAAAATAAGCATTACAATAAACGAAAAAACATTGAGAGAGATAGATTCCATAATTGACAACATATACATAAGGAACAGGAGCCAGGCAATGGAGTTTCTTGTGAACAGCTCTCTCGGGGAGAATAAAGTAGCGGTCATACTTGCCGGAGGCAGCGAAGAAGATCTGAAGATCGGCAAGGAATACAGGATGACTGCAAAGATCAATAGCAGCGCTGTTATTGAAATGGCGATTAAAAAATTAAAGGAGAATGGCTTTAAAACAATATTTTTTATTGCAAGGCACAATGTGATGAGCAGGGTTTTTGACCTTATAGGAGACGGAAGCTTATACGGCATGAAAATAAGCTATGTTGAGGAAAAAGAATCAAACGGAACTGCAGATTCCTTAAGGCTGCTGAAGGGCAAAATAAAGAATAATTTCCTTGTTGTTTACTCTGACATAATATTTGACAAAATCAACATTGAGGAATTGTGGAATGACCATTTAAGGCACAGAAGCATAGCAACGCTGATGCTGACAAGCTCGCCAATGCCTTCAAAGAAAGGGGTTGTGAGGATGGAAGGCGATAAAATCCTTGAATTTGTCCAGAAGCCGAGGCAGAGCGACATTTATATCGGATTTAGCTCAATATTTGCCGCAGAGCCGGAGATCATGGAATATGGCGGAGCAAGCCTTGAAAAGGATGTTTTCCCTGTCTTGGCTTTGAAAGGGCTGCTGCAGGGCCATTTAAGCAGCCAGAAAGAAACGCACATACACACGAAAAAGGATATTATTGGCTTTTTAAAATCGTAA
- a CDS encoding UDP-glucose/GDP-mannose dehydrogenase family protein, which yields MDISIIGAGYVGLIQGAGLAKLGSKVILVDVDQNKVDKINRKDPPIYEKGLKELLREVVPKSLTASTDLKKAINNTKITFICVGTPSKKEGSIILNQLETVSMEIGKILKNKKDKHLIVIKSTVVPETCEKTVIPLLEKYSGKKFGKDFGVAMNPEFLKEGSALDDFFAPDRIVIGSADKKSIKTLKQLYRNFKCPILETSFREAEMIKYASNAFLATKISFINEIGNVCKKIGIDTNIVAKGIGFDKRINPYFLRSGIGFGGSCFPKDVVALIYKATEHGYHPRLLSAVLDVNKEQPLKLLEIIEKHNVKNKKIAILGLTFKAGTDDIRESPAISIIKELLIEEPKLYLYDPMAMENVRRIFPHLNYTKTAQEAVDEADIVLILTEWPEFKDLSYGNKPVIDGKNVFDGKKPKNYEGICW from the coding sequence ATGGACATTTCAATCATTGGAGCAGGCTATGTTGGGTTAATACAGGGAGCAGGGCTGGCTAAACTAGGCAGCAAAGTAATCCTTGTAGATGTGGATCAAAACAAAGTGGATAAAATAAACAGGAAAGATCCTCCCATATACGAAAAAGGGCTGAAAGAATTGTTGAGAGAAGTTGTCCCAAAAAGTCTGACAGCATCAACAGACCTGAAAAAAGCAATTAATAATACAAAAATAACATTCATCTGCGTCGGAACGCCTTCAAAAAAAGAAGGCAGCATTATTCTAAACCAATTAGAAACTGTTTCAATGGAAATTGGAAAAATCCTGAAAAACAAGAAAGACAAGCATCTTATTGTCATAAAAAGCACAGTTGTTCCGGAAACATGCGAAAAAACAGTCATCCCGCTTTTAGAAAAATATTCTGGAAAGAAATTCGGAAAGGATTTTGGCGTTGCAATGAACCCTGAGTTTTTGAAAGAAGGCTCTGCATTGGATGATTTCTTTGCTCCAGACAGAATTGTAATAGGCAGCGCAGACAAAAAGTCAATTAAAACATTAAAGCAGCTTTACAGGAATTTCAAATGCCCAATATTAGAAACATCATTCAGAGAAGCTGAAATGATAAAATACGCAAGCAATGCTTTTTTGGCAACAAAAATTTCCTTCATAAACGAGATAGGCAATGTCTGCAAAAAAATAGGCATAGACACGAATATTGTTGCAAAAGGGATTGGCTTTGATAAAAGAATCAATCCGTATTTCTTAAGATCGGGAATTGGGTTTGGAGGATCATGTTTTCCGAAAGATGTTGTTGCTTTGATTTACAAGGCAACAGAGCACGGCTATCATCCAAGGTTATTAAGTGCAGTATTAGACGTCAATAAAGAGCAGCCATTGAAGTTATTGGAGATAATTGAAAAGCACAATGTAAAAAACAAGAAAATCGCAATTTTAGGATTAACATTTAAAGCTGGAACTGATGACATAAGGGAAAGCCCCGCAATAAGCATAATAAAAGAGCTTTTGATTGAAGAGCCAAAGCTTTATCTTTACGATCCCATGGCCATGGAAAATGTAAGAAGAATTTTCCCGCATCTGAATTACACAAAGACAGCGCAGGAAGCGGTTGATGAAGCAGATATTGTGCTTATTTTGACAGAATGGCCTGAATTCAAAGATCTCAGCTATGGTAACAAGCCCGTGATAGACGGCAAGAATGTTTTTGATGGAAAAAAGCCAAAGAATTACGAAGGAATATGCTGGTAA
- a CDS encoding nucleotidyltransferase family protein, producing MKAIILAAGYATRLYPLTLDKPKTLLLIGNRPMLNYIIEKIEQINDVDVIYIITNNKFFNQFAEWSKTYKSKKQIKILNDNTNSNEDRLGAIGDVNFLINSENIDDDIIVVGSDNMFEFDLRKMVDFYKTKNAPVTALYDVKTKERAKLYGVVSIDKNSKITSFKEKPQEPESTLISTCIYIYPRRCLYRIKEFLEEKSLPDKPGSLVEWLHAKENVYGYSFAGEWFDIGTFEELEMVRERYA from the coding sequence ATGAAAGCAATTATTCTTGCAGCAGGCTATGCAACAAGGCTTTATCCTTTGACATTAGACAAGCCAAAAACACTGCTTCTTATAGGAAACAGGCCAATGCTTAATTACATTATTGAAAAGATAGAGCAGATAAATGATGTTGATGTAATTTACATCATAACTAATAACAAGTTTTTTAATCAATTCGCTGAATGGTCAAAAACTTATAAATCAAAAAAGCAAATAAAAATACTGAATGACAATACAAACTCGAATGAAGACCGCTTAGGCGCAATAGGTGATGTGAATTTTTTAATAAATAGTGAAAATATAGATGACGATATTATTGTGGTAGGCAGCGATAATATGTTTGAATTCGATTTAAGAAAAATGGTTGATTTTTACAAAACAAAAAATGCGCCTGTTACAGCATTATATGATGTAAAAACAAAGGAAAGGGCAAAGCTGTACGGCGTTGTTTCAATAGACAAAAACAGCAAAATAACAAGCTTCAAGGAAAAGCCGCAGGAGCCGGAATCAACACTGATCTCAACATGCATTTATATTTATCCAAGAAGATGCCTATACAGAATAAAAGAATTTCTGGAAGAGAAAAGCCTTCCTGACAAGCCCGGATCATTAGTTGAGTGGCTCCACGCAAAAGAGAATGTTTATGGTTATTCCTTTGCAGGCGAATGGTTTGACATAGGCACATTTGAAGAGCTGGAGATGGTAAGAGAAAGGTATGCTTAA
- a CDS encoding GDP-mannose 4,6-dehydratase yields the protein MRCLITGITGFAGSHLAELLLSKGHEVFGTSRWRSKTENIDHIKNKIKLIEADMRDSHSMDKVIKEAQPDYIFHLAAQSFVQASWVSPADTMETNVIGTINLLEAVRRANINPTIQLACSSEEYGEVKEDEIPIKETHQLRPLSPYGVSKVAEDMLGYQYFKSYGLKIIRTRGFNHTGPRRGEVFVTSNFSKQIVEIEKGKKEPVIFVGNLTAIRDFTDVRDMVNAYLLAVEKGIPGEVYNICSGKGHKIQEVLDILLKFSDIKIKVQQDPARMRPSDVIILTGDNSKFVKQTGWKQTIEFEQTLKDLLNYWRERV from the coding sequence ATGAGATGCTTGATCACAGGAATAACCGGATTTGCAGGCAGCCATTTGGCTGAACTTCTATTAAGTAAAGGTCATGAAGTTTTCGGAACTTCAAGATGGAGAAGCAAGACTGAAAACATTGATCACATTAAAAACAAAATAAAGCTCATTGAAGCGGATATGCGGGATTCCCACAGCATGGATAAGGTGATCAAGGAAGCGCAGCCAGATTATATTTTTCACTTGGCTGCGCAGTCATTTGTGCAGGCATCCTGGGTTTCTCCAGCCGATACGATGGAAACAAATGTAATCGGCACAATAAATCTTCTTGAAGCTGTAAGGAGGGCAAACATTAATCCGACAATACAGCTTGCCTGTTCATCTGAAGAATACGGCGAGGTAAAGGAAGACGAAATCCCAATAAAAGAAACGCACCAGTTGAGGCCATTAAGCCCTTACGGAGTTTCCAAAGTTGCCGAAGATATGCTTGGCTATCAGTATTTTAAATCATACGGGTTGAAAATAATAAGGACGCGCGGCTTCAACCATACCGGCCCGAGAAGAGGCGAGGTATTTGTAACATCTAATTTTTCCAAGCAAATTGTAGAAATTGAAAAAGGCAAAAAAGAGCCAGTTATTTTTGTAGGAAATCTGACTGCAATAAGGGACTTCACAGATGTTCGCGACATGGTCAACGCCTATCTGCTTGCTGTTGAAAAAGGCATTCCGGGAGAAGTTTATAACATCTGCTCTGGAAAAGGCCATAAGATACAGGAAGTGCTGGATATTTTATTGAAATTTTCAGATATAAAGATAAAGGTGCAGCAGGATCCTGCAAGAATGAGGCCTAGCGATGTAATAATCCTTACTGGTGATAATTCTAAGTTCGTAAAGCAGACAGGGTGGAAGCAGACAATAGAATTCGAGCAGACATTGAAAGACCTTCTTAATTACTGGAGAGAAAGGGTTTAA